A region from the Aphis gossypii isolate Hap1 chromosome 1, ASM2018417v2, whole genome shotgun sequence genome encodes:
- the LOC114121066 gene encoding charged multivesicular body protein 1b, whose amino-acid sequence MAAMENHLFNLKFAVKELERNSKKCEKEEKAEKLKTKKAIQKGNMEVARIHAENAIRQKSQSLNYLRMSARVDAVASRVQGALTTRKVTQSMGGVVKAMDAAMKSMNLEKISSLMDKFENQFEDLDVQSSYMDNTMSQSTTTAVPQGDVENLLQQVADEAGLELKLELPTNPQSLSSLSSTTTEQDELTQRLARLRQAE is encoded by the exons ATGGCAGCTATGGAAA atcatttatttaatttgaagttTGCAGTTAAAGAATTAGAAAGAAACTCTAAAAAATGCGAAAAAGAAGAAAAggctgaaaaattaaaaacaaagaaaGCCATACAAAAGGGAAATATGGag gttgCTCGTATTCATGCTGAAAATGCTATAAGACAGAAAAGTCAATcacttaattatttacgtaTGAGTGCTAGAGTAGATGCAGTTGCTTCAAGAGTTCAAGGTGCTCTTACCACCAGAAAG gtaaccCAAAGTATGGGAGGTGTTGTAAAAGCAATGGATGCAGCGATGAAATCAATGAATCTTGAAAAGATTTCTTCATTGATGGATAAATTTGAGAATCAATTTGAAGATTTAGATGTGCAAAGTTCTTATATGGATAATACCATGTCTCAAAGCACTACTACTGCTGTGCCTCAAGGGGACGTTGAAAATTTGTTGCAGCAAGTTGCTGATGAAGCTGG GTTGGAACTAAAATTAGAACTCCCTACCAATCCTCAAAGTCTCAGTTCGCTATCTTCTACTACAACAGAACAAGACGAGCTTACACAACGCTTAGCTCGTCTTAGACAAGctgaataa
- the LOC114121065 gene encoding H(+)/Cl(-) exchange transporter 7-like isoform X2 gives MYQSIDFKGYDLSNEREEIVPIGSLNHLSTKYESLDYEVIENELYREEEQKKGYRYVVQKDFSRWMTFFWIGVTVAFIGIIIFVSIEIGTTFKFNMIKKYFDDCTEKDCIVKPYLVALVLNLIPSLIGSCLIVYVEPMAKGSGIPAVKCFLNGIKVPRLIRLKTLAVKVIGVITVALGGLWGGKEGPMIHAGSIVAAGISQGKSTTFNKDLGALNFFREDHEKRDFVSGGAAAGIAAAFGAPVGGLLFSLEEGASFWNQALTWRIFFGSMISMFTLHSVLSAYHGHPGDLTYKGLLNFGNFDDLSYHILDIPIFVLMGIIGGLTGALFCHLNLQLFKFRKRYVNKNWKKVLEVLIVCLTTVTISFLLILFNTDCKKLGLDPTDHPIQFGCNDGEFNAMAALWFQLLEGTVRSLFHDTPDVFNTTTIIYFGIFAYFITLWTYGVHFSGGVLIPGLCTGAAWGRLVGRTIFHFFPNTNIGIYSLIGAASQLGGITRMTISLTIILVEATGSITFGLPLMICLMTAKWVGDFFSESIYDTQIELSGMPLLAWDPPPLSSNIYADNLMTHPVITFKTKESVGNIVKTLKKYSHNGFPVIEYVQNYELDEGKTKCYLRGLILRSQLIVLLENKVFDGPLTNYWDSITMETFREDYPRYSSIENTIVFQNNPGRIFN, from the exons atgtatcagTCAATTGATTTTAAAGGGTATGATTTATCGAATGAAAGGGAAGAAATTGTGCCTATTGGATCCTTGAATCATCTATCAACAAAATATGag agCTTGGATTATGAAGTCATCGAAAATGAGTTATACCGTGAAGAAGAACAGAAAAAAGGTTATAGATATGTTGTACAAAAAGATTTTTCTAGATGGATGACATTTTTTTGGATTGGGGTAACAGTTGCCTTTattggaataataatttttgtttcaattgaAATTGGAACTACTTTTAAGTTCAACATGatcaaaaaat ACTTTGATGATTGTACAGAAAAGGATTGTATAGTTAAACCTTATTTAGTGGCCCTTGTACTAAACTTAATTCCATCATTAATTGGGTCGTGTCTTATAGTTTATGTTGAA CCTATGGCTAAAGGTTCTGGTATCCCGGCtgtgaaatgttttttaaatggaatCAAAGTACCTAGGTTGATTAGACTAAAGACATTGGCTGTCAAAGTGATTGGTGTCATTACTGTTGCACTTGGTGGTTTGTGGGGTGGTAAA gaGGGACCTATGATTCATGCAGGATCTATAGTAGCTGCAGGAATTTCTCAAGGAAAAAGTACAACTTTCAATAAAGATTTGGGtgcattgaatttttttagagAAGACCATGAAAAAAGAGATTTTGTATCTGGAGGCGCTGCAGCAGGTATAGCTGCTGCTTTTGGTGCTCCAGTAG gtGGTTTGCTATTCAGTTTAGAAGAGGGTGCTAGTTTCTGGAATCAAGCACTTACATGGCGAATATTTTTTGGATCTATGATTTCAATGTTCACATTACATTCTGTTTTAAGTGCTTATCATGGACATCCAG gtgaCCTTACATACAAgggtttattaaattttggaaattttgatgatttatcatatcatataCTCGACATTCCAATATTTGTACTTATGGGTATAATTGGCGGCTTGACAGGAGCATTGTTTTGTCATTTAAAtctccaattatttaaatttagaaaaag ATATGTTAATAAGAACTGGAAAAAAGTCTTAGaagttttaattgtatgtttGACTACAGTGACTATCAgttttttactcattttatttaatactgattgtaaaaaattaggaCTTGATCCAACAGATCATCCTATTCAg tttgGATGCAACGATGGTGAATTTAACGCTATGGCTGCTTTATGGTTTCAGCTTTTAGAGGGGACGGTACGATCATTGTTTCACGATACTCCtg atgtttttaatacaactacaataatttactttgGTATTTTTGCCTATTTCATAACTTTGTGGACTTACGGAGTGCATTTTAGTGGTGGTGTGTTAATACCTGGACTATGTACTGGAGCAGCATGGGGACGGCTTGTTGGACgaacaatatttcatttttttccaaataca aatataggtatttattccTTGATTGGTGCTGCATCACAATTGGGCGGAATTACAAGAATGACAATTAGTTTGACAATTATTCTAGTAGAAGCTACTGGAAGCATAACATTTGGCTTACCACTTATGATATGTTTAATGACTGCCAAGTGggttggtgattttttttctgaa agcATATATGATACACAAATTGAGTTAAGCGGTATGCCATTATTAGCTTGGGATCCTCCCCCATTATCTTCTAATATTTATGCTGACAATTTAATGACACATccagttattacatttaagaCTAAAGAATCAGTTGGAAACattgtaaaaacattaaaaaaatattcccaTAATGGTTTTCCAGTAATTGAATACGTACAGAATTATGAAtta gatGAAGGAAAAACTAAATGTTATCTGCGTGGTTTAATATTACGATCACAACTAATTGTACTTTTGGAGAACAAAGTTTTCGATGGACCACTGACTAATTATTGGGACTCTATTACAATGGAAACTTTTAGAGAAGACTATCCTAGATATTCAAGTATTgaa AACACTattgtatttcaaaacaatccAGGTAGAATATTCAACTGA
- the LOC114121065 gene encoding H(+)/Cl(-) exchange transporter 7-like isoform X1 codes for MYQSIDFKGYDLSNEREEIVPIGSLNHLSTKYESLDYEVIENELYREEEQKKGYRYVVQKDFSRWMTFFWIGVTVAFIGIIIFVSIEIGTTFKFNMIKKYFDDCTEKDCIVKPYLVALVLNLIPSLIGSCLIVYVEPMAKGSGIPAVKCFLNGIKVPRLIRLKTLAVKVIGVITVALGGLWGGKEGPMIHAGSIVAAGISQGKSTTFNKDLGALNFFREDHEKRDFVSGGAAAGIAAAFGAPVGGLLFSLEEGASFWNQALTWRIFFGSMISMFTLHSVLSAYHGHPGDLTYKGLLNFGNFDDLSYHILDIPIFVLMGIIGGLTGALFCHLNLQLFKFRKRYVNKNWKKVLEVLIVCLTTVTISFLLILFNTDCKKLGLDPTDHPIQFGCNDGEFNAMAALWFQLLEGTVRSLFHDTPDVFNTTTIIYFGIFAYFITLWTYGVHFSGGVLIPGLCTGAAWGRLVGRTIFHFFPNTNIGIYSLIGAASQLGGITRMTISLTIILVEATGSITFGLPLMICLMTAKWVGDFFSESIYDTQIELSGMPLLAWDPPPLSSNIYADNLMTHPVITFKTKESVGNIVKTLKKYSHNGFPVIEYVQNYELDEGKTKCYLRGLILRSQLIVLLENKVFDGPLTNYWDSITMETFREDYPRYSSIEDIELLQNDLKLTIDLSRFMNPSPYIVQHTMSLPRIFKLFRAMGLRHIVVVNDSNEVAGIVTRKDLARYKVIRHMGKISVTELKFSSKME; via the exons atgtatcagTCAATTGATTTTAAAGGGTATGATTTATCGAATGAAAGGGAAGAAATTGTGCCTATTGGATCCTTGAATCATCTATCAACAAAATATGag agCTTGGATTATGAAGTCATCGAAAATGAGTTATACCGTGAAGAAGAACAGAAAAAAGGTTATAGATATGTTGTACAAAAAGATTTTTCTAGATGGATGACATTTTTTTGGATTGGGGTAACAGTTGCCTTTattggaataataatttttgtttcaattgaAATTGGAACTACTTTTAAGTTCAACATGatcaaaaaat ACTTTGATGATTGTACAGAAAAGGATTGTATAGTTAAACCTTATTTAGTGGCCCTTGTACTAAACTTAATTCCATCATTAATTGGGTCGTGTCTTATAGTTTATGTTGAA CCTATGGCTAAAGGTTCTGGTATCCCGGCtgtgaaatgttttttaaatggaatCAAAGTACCTAGGTTGATTAGACTAAAGACATTGGCTGTCAAAGTGATTGGTGTCATTACTGTTGCACTTGGTGGTTTGTGGGGTGGTAAA gaGGGACCTATGATTCATGCAGGATCTATAGTAGCTGCAGGAATTTCTCAAGGAAAAAGTACAACTTTCAATAAAGATTTGGGtgcattgaatttttttagagAAGACCATGAAAAAAGAGATTTTGTATCTGGAGGCGCTGCAGCAGGTATAGCTGCTGCTTTTGGTGCTCCAGTAG gtGGTTTGCTATTCAGTTTAGAAGAGGGTGCTAGTTTCTGGAATCAAGCACTTACATGGCGAATATTTTTTGGATCTATGATTTCAATGTTCACATTACATTCTGTTTTAAGTGCTTATCATGGACATCCAG gtgaCCTTACATACAAgggtttattaaattttggaaattttgatgatttatcatatcatataCTCGACATTCCAATATTTGTACTTATGGGTATAATTGGCGGCTTGACAGGAGCATTGTTTTGTCATTTAAAtctccaattatttaaatttagaaaaag ATATGTTAATAAGAACTGGAAAAAAGTCTTAGaagttttaattgtatgtttGACTACAGTGACTATCAgttttttactcattttatttaatactgattgtaaaaaattaggaCTTGATCCAACAGATCATCCTATTCAg tttgGATGCAACGATGGTGAATTTAACGCTATGGCTGCTTTATGGTTTCAGCTTTTAGAGGGGACGGTACGATCATTGTTTCACGATACTCCtg atgtttttaatacaactacaataatttactttgGTATTTTTGCCTATTTCATAACTTTGTGGACTTACGGAGTGCATTTTAGTGGTGGTGTGTTAATACCTGGACTATGTACTGGAGCAGCATGGGGACGGCTTGTTGGACgaacaatatttcatttttttccaaataca aatataggtatttattccTTGATTGGTGCTGCATCACAATTGGGCGGAATTACAAGAATGACAATTAGTTTGACAATTATTCTAGTAGAAGCTACTGGAAGCATAACATTTGGCTTACCACTTATGATATGTTTAATGACTGCCAAGTGggttggtgattttttttctgaa agcATATATGATACACAAATTGAGTTAAGCGGTATGCCATTATTAGCTTGGGATCCTCCCCCATTATCTTCTAATATTTATGCTGACAATTTAATGACACATccagttattacatttaagaCTAAAGAATCAGTTGGAAACattgtaaaaacattaaaaaaatattcccaTAATGGTTTTCCAGTAATTGAATACGTACAGAATTATGAAtta gatGAAGGAAAAACTAAATGTTATCTGCGTGGTTTAATATTACGATCACAACTAATTGTACTTTTGGAGAACAAAGTTTTCGATGGACCACTGACTAATTATTGGGACTCTATTACAATGGAAACTTTTAGAGAAGACTATCCTAGATATTCAAGTATTgaa gaTATTGAACTACTGCAAAATGACCTAAAACTAACAATAGATTTATCGCGGTTCATGAATCCATCACCATATATTGTTCAACAT acAATGTCATTGCcacgtatttttaaattattcagagCTATGGGACTTCGACATATAGTTGTTGTGAATGATTCAAATGaa GTTGCTGGGATTGTGACACGTAAAGATTTAGCTCGATATAAAGTTATTAGACACATGGGTAAAATCAGTGTAACAGAACTAAAGTTTTCAAGCAAAATGgagtag